A portion of the Streptomyces platensis genome contains these proteins:
- a CDS encoding LysR family transcriptional regulator has product MGAEDESVAVSLAHRVPDLGALELLLAVARLGSLGRAARARGISQPAASSRIRSMERQLGVALVERSPRGSRLTDAGALVTDWARRVVEAAEAFDAGAQALRGRRDSRLRVAASMTIAEYLLPGWLIALRAQRPGTAVSLLAGNSSAVAERLLGGAADLGFVEGLEVPAGLDGTVIGQDRLIVVAAPSHPWTRRRTELTAAELAATPLILRERGSGTRQVLDAALARHGGLAEPLLELASTTAVKAAVVSEAAPSVLSELAVGEELTARRLVEIPVRGLRLGRELRAVWPTGQRPAGPARDLLGLTRGAP; this is encoded by the coding sequence ATGGGTGCTGAGGACGAGTCGGTCGCCGTATCGCTGGCGCACCGGGTCCCGGATCTCGGCGCGTTGGAGCTGCTGCTCGCCGTCGCCCGGCTCGGCAGTCTGGGGCGGGCCGCCCGCGCGCGGGGTATCAGCCAGCCCGCCGCCAGCAGCCGTATCCGGTCGATGGAGCGGCAGTTGGGGGTGGCGCTGGTGGAGCGCTCGCCGCGCGGCTCCCGGCTGACCGATGCCGGAGCGCTGGTGACGGACTGGGCGCGGCGGGTGGTGGAGGCGGCCGAGGCGTTCGACGCGGGCGCGCAGGCGCTGCGCGGGCGGCGCGATTCCCGGTTGCGGGTCGCCGCCAGCATGACGATCGCCGAGTATCTGCTGCCGGGCTGGCTGATCGCGCTGCGCGCCCAGCGGCCCGGCACTGCCGTCTCCCTGCTCGCGGGCAACTCCAGTGCGGTCGCCGAGCGGTTGCTGGGAGGCGCGGCGGACCTCGGTTTCGTCGAGGGGCTGGAGGTGCCGGCGGGGCTGGACGGGACGGTCATCGGACAGGACCGGCTGATCGTGGTCGCCGCCCCTTCCCACCCCTGGACCCGGCGCCGTACGGAGCTGACCGCCGCCGAACTGGCCGCCACCCCGCTGATCCTGCGTGAGCGGGGATCCGGGACCCGCCAGGTGCTGGACGCGGCGCTCGCCCGGCACGGCGGCCTGGCCGAACCGCTCCTGGAACTCGCCTCCACCACGGCCGTGAAGGCGGCGGTGGTGAGCGAGGCGGCGCCGTCCGTGCTCAGCGAACTCGCCGTCGGTGAGGAGCTGACCGCGCGCCGGCTGGTGGAGATTCCGGTGCGCGGCCTGCGTCTCGGCCGGGAGTTGCGCGCCGTGTGGCCCACCGGTCAGCGGCCGGCGGGACCGGCCCGCGACCTGCTCGGGCTGACGCGCGGCGCGCCCTGA